One Lacunisphaera limnophila DNA window includes the following coding sequences:
- a CDS encoding alpha/beta hydrolase, whose protein sequence is MKYLLTCVLFSFLGSLALAQDAAPARKPGDYPLTADSLPQEGVPKGQLIGPLEWKSQIIRGTVRRYWIYVPAQYDAAKPAGLLVFHDGQRALNPKGPLRVDQVMENLIHKKEIPVMIGLFITPGNLSERYPDDLAMSNPNNRAQEYDVLTDAYARMLAEEFIPELKKTYNLSDDVEKRVIGGTSSGAICAWTTAWERPDQFRKVLSMIGSYTSIGFQPARGNQPMIPGGDLYPTLIRKTPPKNIRIFLQDGSNDLDNPHGSWFLANQQMLAALLFANTSADRRKLEGPRYDVRHEWGDGAHNDSHGGALLPEMLRWMFRDVEK, encoded by the coding sequence ATGAAATACCTCCTGACCTGTGTCCTGTTTTCGTTCCTCGGTTCCCTGGCTTTGGCCCAGGATGCGGCGCCCGCGCGGAAGCCGGGCGACTACCCGCTCACCGCCGATTCGCTGCCGCAGGAGGGCGTGCCCAAGGGCCAGCTGATCGGGCCGCTGGAATGGAAGAGCCAGATCATCCGCGGCACGGTGCGCCGCTACTGGATCTATGTGCCGGCGCAGTACGACGCCGCGAAGCCGGCGGGGTTGCTGGTGTTCCATGACGGCCAGCGCGCGCTGAATCCCAAGGGACCGCTGCGCGTGGACCAGGTGATGGAAAACCTCATCCACAAGAAGGAGATTCCCGTGATGATCGGCCTGTTCATCACGCCCGGCAACCTGAGTGAGCGTTATCCCGATGACCTCGCGATGAGCAACCCGAACAACCGCGCCCAGGAGTACGATGTGCTCACCGACGCCTACGCCCGGATGCTCGCCGAGGAGTTCATCCCGGAACTGAAGAAGACCTACAACCTCAGTGACGACGTGGAGAAGCGCGTGATCGGCGGCACGAGCAGCGGTGCCATCTGTGCGTGGACGACGGCGTGGGAGCGGCCCGACCAGTTTCGGAAGGTCCTGAGCATGATCGGGAGCTACACCTCCATCGGATTTCAGCCGGCGCGCGGCAACCAGCCCATGATCCCCGGCGGCGACCTCTACCCGACGCTGATTCGCAAGACCCCGCCGAAGAACATCCGCATCTTCCTGCAGGATGGCTCGAACGACCTCGATAATCCGCACGGCAGCTGGTTCCTGGCAAACCAGCAGATGTTGGCCGCGTTGCTCTTTGCCAACACCAGCGCGGACCGCCGCAAGCTCGAGGGCCCGCGCTATGACGTGAGGCACGAGTGGGGTGATGGCGCGCACAACGATTCGCACGGCGGCGCGCTGTTGCCGGAGATGCTGCGCTGGATGTTCCGGGACGTGGAGAAGTAA
- a CDS encoding multidrug effflux MFS transporter — protein MAETNPSASAPQPVPPLRQPGRGLVFILGALTVIGPFAVDMYLPALPAIGLDLGTDVGAVQQTLSIYLLGLAAGQACLGPIVDRWGRRGPLLVGLAFFVLASVGCALAESMAALLAWRLVMALGAAASMVVPRAVVRDHFNETDSAKMYSLLMVILSVSPVFAPSVGGLFLDWTGWRGIFWMLVGLGLACAAAVFWSLPETARRTPPASGGIGQAFRTYGRLLRDRRFIGPALVAGFMVGAVFCYLAGSAFVLIELHGLSPKQYALAFGFVGLALIFASQLNRLLLRRFALRAILNGTLVGLALVGLALLVTGVTGWGGLPLLLVLLFLNLSAGGLISPNIAAIVMAPFGEVAGSASALLGTIQFGVGAGAGAVVGWLHDGTARPMTGMMAACAFASGVVWWTMGRTRGRQAE, from the coding sequence ATGGCCGAAACCAATCCCTCCGCGTCCGCTCCGCAGCCTGTCCCGCCGCTGCGGCAACCGGGCCGGGGACTGGTGTTCATCCTCGGGGCGCTGACGGTGATCGGGCCCTTTGCGGTCGACATGTACCTGCCGGCCCTGCCGGCGATCGGCTTGGATCTGGGCACGGATGTGGGTGCGGTGCAGCAGACCTTGTCCATCTACCTGCTTGGGCTGGCGGCGGGGCAGGCCTGCCTCGGCCCGATCGTGGACCGCTGGGGGCGGCGGGGACCGCTGCTCGTTGGCCTGGCTTTTTTCGTGCTGGCGAGCGTCGGCTGCGCGTTGGCAGAGTCGATGGCGGCGCTGCTGGCGTGGCGGCTGGTCATGGCGCTGGGGGCGGCGGCGAGCATGGTGGTGCCGCGGGCGGTCGTGCGGGATCATTTCAACGAAACGGACTCGGCGAAGATGTACTCACTGCTGATGGTGATCCTCTCGGTGTCACCGGTCTTCGCGCCCTCGGTTGGCGGGCTGTTCCTCGACTGGACGGGCTGGCGGGGGATTTTCTGGATGCTCGTCGGGCTCGGACTCGCCTGCGCGGCGGCGGTTTTCTGGTCGTTGCCTGAGACCGCGCGGCGGACGCCGCCCGCGTCCGGGGGCATCGGCCAGGCGTTCCGGACGTATGGCCGGCTGTTGCGTGACCGGCGGTTCATCGGCCCCGCCTTGGTGGCGGGCTTCATGGTCGGCGCGGTCTTCTGTTACCTGGCGGGCTCGGCGTTTGTGCTGATCGAGTTGCACGGCCTCAGTCCGAAACAATACGCGCTGGCCTTCGGTTTTGTGGGCCTGGCGCTCATCTTCGCCTCGCAGCTTAACCGTCTGCTGCTGCGGCGGTTTGCGCTGCGGGCCATCCTGAACGGGACGCTGGTGGGTTTGGCCTTGGTCGGCCTGGCCCTGCTGGTCACCGGGGTGACGGGGTGGGGTGGGTTGCCGCTGTTGTTGGTGTTGTTGTTCCTGAATCTGTCGGCGGGCGGATTGATCTCGCCCAACATCGCGGCGATCGTGATGGCGCCCTTCGGCGAGGTGGCGGGCAGCGCCTCGGCGCTGCTGGGCACGATCCAGTTTGGCGTCGGCGCGGGAGCCGGGGCGGTGGTGGGGTGGTTGCACGACGGCACGGCGCGGCCGATGACCGGGATGATGGCGGCCTGTGCGTTTGCCAGCGGGGTGGTGTGGTGGACGATGGGGCGGACGCGGGGCAGGCAGGCAGAGTGA